A stretch of the Desulfobacter sp. genome encodes the following:
- a CDS encoding methylated-DNA--[protein]-cysteine S-methyltransferase, which yields MYNYSQQADDYQKIENAICFIENNFKSQPSLDEIAESVHLSKYHFNRLFKRWAGIGPVQFLQFITLDYTKKKLAKSKTLLDTSLDSGLSGPSRLHDLFVTFDAMTPGEFKKKGTGLNIDYCFCTSPFGECLMAITKRGICHLGFVQEKNKSHALNQLFEAWPGAVFKEDFKSIEPLVYQIFNRKKPNESRPFNLLIKGTNFQINVWKALLQIPSANIVSYQDIAQYIGRPKAFRAVASAIAINPVAYLIPCHRIISKSGKIHQYRWGSSRKKAIVGWEAAKKRMR from the coding sequence ATGTATAATTATTCACAACAAGCCGACGACTATCAAAAAATCGAAAACGCCATTTGTTTTATAGAAAATAATTTCAAGTCCCAACCAAGTCTTGATGAAATTGCCGAAAGTGTCCATTTGAGCAAATACCATTTCAACCGTCTCTTTAAAAGGTGGGCTGGAATCGGGCCCGTTCAGTTCTTGCAATTTATTACACTTGATTACACTAAAAAAAAGCTGGCCAAATCAAAAACGCTTCTTGATACATCATTAGATTCCGGGCTTTCAGGCCCAAGCCGATTACATGATTTGTTTGTGACATTCGATGCGATGACACCCGGGGAATTCAAAAAAAAAGGAACCGGGTTAAATATTGACTATTGTTTTTGCACCTCTCCTTTTGGAGAGTGTTTGATGGCGATAACAAAAAGAGGGATTTGTCATCTGGGTTTCGTACAGGAAAAAAACAAATCACATGCTCTCAATCAACTTTTTGAGGCATGGCCCGGGGCTGTGTTTAAGGAAGATTTTAAATCAATTGAGCCCCTTGTATATCAAATATTCAACCGTAAAAAGCCCAATGAGTCCCGCCCGTTCAACCTGTTAATCAAAGGCACAAATTTTCAGATTAATGTATGGAAGGCATTGTTGCAGATTCCCAGCGCGAATATAGTGAGCTATCAAGATATTGCCCAATATATCGGTCGTCCAAAAGCATTTCGAGCCGTTGCAAGTGCCATAGCGATTAACCCGGTGGCCTATTTGATACCCTGCCATAGAATTATTTCCAAATCAGGTAAAATCCATCAATATCGATGGGGCTCTTCAAGAAAAAAAGCGATTGTCGGATGGGAGGCTGCAAAAAAACGCATGAGGTGA
- a CDS encoding universal stress protein, whose amino-acid sequence MSANKILVTLDGSGRAVRTIDYLCNFEPLKSKQVVLFNVTTPVPESYYDLRNGPFSGPAISRVKAWEMGQKAEMEAFMADARMRLISAGFGPESVHVHLGRRENGIARDIIAESKNGYDALVIRRRGSAKSLLSLTLGGVASKLVDKADTIPLIVAGVQQVNHAVCIAVDGSPGALRAVRFAAQIIGQTQCRIVLCSVLRPLPFNPLEQVPDPFAKVELEALESVETAIEKAREILAQAGIKKENVEVQVIQKARSRAGALVGAAGEAGCDTLIFGRKGLSQVEGFDLGRIPRKVVYGSRKLTVWLVP is encoded by the coding sequence ATGTCGGCAAATAAAATATTGGTTACATTGGACGGGTCAGGGCGGGCAGTCAGAACCATTGACTATCTGTGCAATTTTGAACCCTTAAAATCAAAGCAGGTGGTGTTGTTCAATGTGACCACCCCTGTGCCTGAATCCTATTATGATTTAAGAAACGGCCCTTTTTCCGGCCCTGCCATCTCCCGGGTAAAAGCGTGGGAAATGGGGCAGAAAGCAGAGATGGAAGCCTTTATGGCGGATGCCAGGATGCGTTTGATTTCAGCGGGGTTCGGGCCTGAATCTGTCCATGTCCATCTTGGCCGCCGGGAAAACGGGATTGCCAGGGATATTATTGCTGAGTCGAAAAACGGGTATGACGCCCTTGTGATCCGCAGAAGGGGAAGCGCTAAATCCCTTTTATCTTTGACCCTGGGCGGGGTGGCGTCAAAACTTGTGGACAAGGCAGACACCATCCCTTTGATTGTGGCCGGGGTTCAACAGGTCAACCATGCCGTATGTATTGCGGTTGACGGTTCTCCCGGTGCGCTCCGGGCGGTCCGGTTCGCAGCCCAAATCATTGGCCAGACCCAATGCAGGATTGTCCTTTGCTCTGTTTTAAGGCCCCTGCCTTTTAATCCCCTTGAACAGGTGCCGGATCCATTTGCCAAGGTTGAGCTTGAGGCGCTGGAATCTGTTGAAACCGCCATTGAAAAGGCCAGAGAAATTCTGGCCCAGGCCGGGATCAAAAAAGAAAATGTTGAGGTTCAGGTCATCCAGAAGGCAAGAAGCCGTGCCGGTGCATTGGTTGGTGCTGCCGGAGAAGCCGGCTGTGACACCCTGATTTTCGGCAGAAAAGGTCTGTCCCAGGTCGAGGGGTTTGACCTGGGCCGTATTCCCAGAAAAGTGGTTTACGGCTCAAGAAAACTCACGGTCTGGCTGGTCCCCTGA
- a CDS encoding universal stress protein, producing the protein MKPIRKIMACIDLSDYSPMTLEYALGLAKAGKADLVVFSVVHNRNVHPVYLSDSMYPYQLDTDLQVSRLKEHQESQVVYLIKNDFPNREKEISIEVDVGYPSETIVNAVETLGVDLVIMANKGRSNLSRFMFGSAAEGVFRRCPVPLLSLRDKEVFRRHPNGEARPAAHEIKTIMAAVDFSPWTDEVLAHAGWLARSLGAGLKIMNCISEDELDWIKTHFIPRGSFSKSRFLPGEKERRKKMVMDRLGELGMDALSELKVTIDSGNPLEQVLNAVDTEDADLLVLGPRGRNRSGGFILGSTIEKLFRHCPVPVMRLGPELRK; encoded by the coding sequence ATGAAACCAATAAGAAAAATCATGGCCTGTATTGATCTGTCAGATTATTCACCCATGACACTGGAATATGCCCTTGGCCTTGCCAAGGCCGGCAAGGCAGATCTCGTGGTATTCAGTGTTGTTCACAATAGAAATGTTCATCCGGTGTACCTTTCAGATTCCATGTATCCCTATCAGTTGGACACGGATCTCCAGGTGTCAAGGCTCAAAGAGCACCAGGAGTCCCAGGTCGTCTACCTGATTAAAAATGATTTTCCAAACCGGGAAAAAGAGATCTCCATTGAGGTGGATGTGGGATACCCCTCAGAGACCATTGTCAATGCCGTGGAAACTTTGGGTGTGGATCTTGTGATCATGGCCAACAAGGGCCGGAGCAACCTGTCCAGGTTTATGTTCGGCAGTGCGGCTGAAGGTGTATTCCGCCGCTGCCCTGTCCCCTTGCTCAGCCTCAGGGATAAGGAGGTGTTTCGCCGGCATCCCAATGGAGAGGCAAGGCCTGCGGCCCATGAGATAAAGACCATTATGGCGGCTGTTGATTTTTCTCCCTGGACAGATGAAGTCCTTGCCCATGCGGGCTGGCTTGCCCGATCTCTGGGGGCTGGGCTGAAAATTATGAACTGCATCAGTGAGGATGAACTGGACTGGATCAAAACCCATTTTATCCCCAGGGGCAGTTTTTCAAAATCCCGGTTTTTGCCCGGAGAAAAAGAGCGGCGGAAAAAAATGGTCATGGACAGGCTTGGTGAGCTTGGCATGGATGCGCTTTCTGAATTAAAGGTGACCATTGATTCTGGAAACCCCCTTGAGCAGGTGCTGAACGCAGTGGATACGGAGGATGCAGATCTTCTGGTCTTGGGGCCCAGGGGCCGGAACAGGTCCGGCGGCTTTATCCTGGGCTCCACCATTGAAAAATTGTTCAGGCATTGCCCGGTTCCTGTGATGCGTCTGGGTCCTGAACTTAGAAAATAA
- a CDS encoding response regulator produces MKDPIKVLMVDDEKRFRETTRKILSRKGFDTILAENGIEALEKLKQDPDVVVLDIRMPGMDGHEVLAKIRETDSSISVIMLTGHGDKPSAEQALEQGAFDYLGKPCDIDLLSDRIKEACLGKTLPPQEARAGSVMIPLKDFTTIDEASTVAQAVNKLKVSSVTLMATSRLMKTGHRSVLVTDISGGIQGMLTIRDLLELILPGYLSTPKPSLADAIEYSPMFWQGMFSKAVKEMGTKLIRDVMSPSPVSIDSQARLMEAAYLMVSEKHPRLIVEEEGVPVGVLREQDLFFEMETYLKI; encoded by the coding sequence ATGAAAGACCCCATAAAAGTATTAATGGTTGATGATGAAAAGCGTTTCAGGGAAACTACCCGTAAGATTCTGTCCAGAAAAGGATTTGACACCATTCTGGCTGAAAACGGGATCGAGGCCTTGGAAAAACTCAAACAGGATCCCGATGTGGTGGTCCTGGATATCCGCATGCCCGGCATGGACGGCCATGAAGTCCTGGCCAAAATCCGGGAGACCGACTCTTCAATTTCGGTGATCATGCTCACCGGGCACGGAGACAAGCCTTCGGCAGAGCAGGCGTTGGAACAGGGCGCCTTTGATTACCTTGGCAAACCCTGCGACATCGACCTATTATCCGATAGGATCAAGGAGGCCTGCCTGGGCAAAACCCTGCCCCCACAAGAGGCCAGGGCAGGGTCTGTAATGATTCCCCTCAAGGATTTTACCACCATCGATGAGGCCAGCACCGTTGCCCAGGCCGTGAACAAGCTTAAAGTATCCTCTGTCACCCTCATGGCCACCAGCCGCCTGATGAAAACCGGGCACCGGTCTGTCCTGGTCACGGACATTTCCGGGGGGATACAAGGGATGTTAACCATCCGGGATCTTTTAGAGTTGATTTTACCCGGGTATTTATCGACTCCCAAGCCCAGCCTGGCAGATGCCATTGAATATTCTCCCATGTTCTGGCAGGGCATGTTTTCAAAGGCGGTCAAAGAGATGGGGACAAAACTCATCCGGGATGTGATGTCGCCTTCTCCTGTTTCCATTGACAGCCAGGCCAGGCTCATGGAGGCGGCCTATCTCATGGTCAGTGAAAAACATCCCCGTCTGATTGTGGAAGAAGAGGGGGTCCCGGTCGGGGTCCTCAGGGAACAGGATCTGTTTTTTGAAATGGAGACATATCTGAAAATTTAA
- a CDS encoding DASS family sodium-coupled anion symporter — protein MKKEKPVTGYDKYIDWKIFSIPVVLFILVLLMPTPNGMKDVGMEYKVGPKAVVGYLTQELFDVASSDAEQWQLLTAQVMERNMRIGALQKERFLKRNLKWCKKYKISCQKENLEKAMTFVENQFPEKRFLEVMQNALTLRKDGLQYDTLAGKDKAAADRGAWHIKVAVAMGVFVVLCFLTECIPLPAVAFCIGLILVFTGVVTRKQVAMLYWSDACWFIMGSLMFAAAFVKTGVDKRVCMMMFKKLAVPNTKWITLIFFLIITPLAAFISDHALAAMFLPIGMLLYQNSLTEEVPEDKELAKLLMISIAMACNIGGPGAPSGGARNVIMMTYLTDMFGVDIGYFQWVTYCFPFILCTIPVSWFVVNMRFKPKTVSLAPAMEHLRGEIDKMGGWNRKQIWALIIFLIMVFGWFTEKAFYNLGIYPVRLGIGVIAVAGAVAYIIAGVVNWRDYQDRVDWGVVWLYAGAIIFGRTLDSTGAAYWLARSCIDFLSNFGMDAGLPLMAVSNGLTALLTNLMADGPAAASVGPITLNMAGMVHPGSSYLPFMAMATAIASSFAYCLIIGTPPNAIVYASGYLEPKDYLRAGIPLFFFANVVLLLLTGIYWTFRGFGTMPGF, from the coding sequence ATGAAAAAGGAAAAACCCGTAACAGGGTATGATAAATATATCGATTGGAAAATTTTTTCCATTCCCGTTGTTTTGTTTATTCTTGTGCTGCTCATGCCCACCCCCAATGGGATGAAGGATGTCGGCATGGAATACAAGGTCGGGCCCAAGGCGGTGGTCGGATATCTTACCCAGGAATTATTTGATGTCGCAAGTTCAGATGCCGAACAATGGCAGCTTTTAACTGCCCAGGTCATGGAGCGCAATATGCGTATCGGCGCCTTGCAAAAGGAGCGGTTTTTAAAACGAAACCTTAAATGGTGTAAAAAATACAAAATTTCCTGCCAAAAGGAAAATCTGGAAAAGGCCATGACCTTTGTGGAAAATCAATTTCCTGAAAAAAGATTTCTTGAGGTGATGCAAAATGCCCTGACCTTGAGAAAGGACGGCCTTCAATACGATACCCTGGCAGGAAAGGACAAGGCAGCCGCAGACCGAGGGGCCTGGCATATTAAGGTGGCCGTGGCCATGGGCGTTTTTGTTGTCCTGTGCTTTCTTACCGAGTGTATCCCCTTGCCTGCCGTGGCATTCTGCATCGGCCTCATCCTGGTCTTTACAGGGGTTGTGACCCGTAAACAGGTGGCCATGCTCTATTGGAGTGATGCCTGCTGGTTTATCATGGGCTCTTTGATGTTTGCCGCCGCCTTTGTTAAGACCGGGGTGGACAAACGGGTCTGCATGATGATGTTTAAAAAGCTGGCCGTTCCCAACACCAAATGGATTACCCTGATCTTTTTTCTCATCATCACCCCTTTGGCGGCCTTTATATCTGACCATGCCCTGGCCGCCATGTTTCTGCCCATTGGTATGCTTTTATATCAGAACAGCCTCACCGAAGAGGTGCCTGAAGACAAGGAGCTTGCCAAGTTGCTCATGATCTCCATTGCCATGGCCTGTAATATCGGTGGCCCGGGCGCACCTTCGGGCGGGGCAAGAAATGTCATCATGATGACCTATCTCACGGATATGTTTGGTGTGGATATTGGCTATTTCCAATGGGTCACCTATTGTTTCCCTTTTATTCTCTGCACGATTCCCGTGTCCTGGTTTGTCGTGAATATGCGGTTTAAGCCCAAGACGGTTTCTTTGGCACCTGCCATGGAGCATCTTCGGGGTGAGATCGACAAGATGGGCGGCTGGAACAGAAAACAGATCTGGGCCTTGATCATTTTTCTGATCATGGTGTTTGGCTGGTTCACGGAAAAAGCTTTTTACAATTTGGGAATTTATCCGGTCCGTCTGGGTATCGGCGTGATTGCCGTTGCAGGGGCCGTGGCCTATATCATTGCCGGTGTGGTCAATTGGCGGGATTATCAGGACCGGGTGGACTGGGGCGTGGTCTGGCTCTATGCCGGTGCCATTATTTTCGGAAGAACCCTGGACTCCACCGGTGCGGCCTATTGGCTGGCACGGTCCTGCATTGATTTTCTTTCCAACTTCGGTATGGACGCGGGCCTGCCCCTCATGGCCGTGAGCAACGGGCTTACCGCCTTGCTCACCAACCTTATGGCAGACGGTCCTGCTGCCGCCTCTGTGGGTCCCATTACCCTGAACATGGCAGGCATGGTCCATCCGGGCAGTTCCTATCTGCCGTTTATGGCCATGGCAACCGCCATTGCATCCTCTTTTGCCTATTGCCTGATCATCGGTACACCTCCCAATGCCATTGTTTATGCCTCAGGTTACCTTGAGCCCAAGGATTATCTTCGGGCCGGTATTCCCCTGTTCTTTTTTGCCAATGTCGTGCTCTTATTGCTCACCGGCATCTACTGGACTTTCAGGGGATTTGGCACCATGCCAGGATTTTAA
- a CDS encoding response regulator: protein MEEMKLLLVDDEARYLETTQKLIKRKGYETWIAQSGEDALKILDTRTIHVVVLDVKMSGMDGNETLKAIKDRYPLTEVIMLTGHATVDSAIDGLKSGAWDYLVKPADIEQIVDKAEQAFEKRMHQEEKIRAAQARQYMKSPRDILKTEDD, encoded by the coding sequence GTGGAAGAGATGAAATTATTATTGGTTGACGACGAGGCCCGGTACCTTGAGACCACCCAAAAGCTGATCAAGCGCAAAGGGTATGAAACCTGGATTGCCCAGAGCGGCGAGGACGCCTTGAAGATTTTAGACACCCGGACCATCCATGTGGTGGTACTGGATGTGAAAATGTCGGGAATGGACGGAAATGAAACCCTCAAGGCCATCAAGGATAGATATCCTTTGACTGAAGTGATCATGCTCACCGGTCATGCAACCGTGGATTCGGCCATAGACGGTCTCAAGTCAGGTGCTTGGGATTATTTGGTCAAACCTGCAGACATAGAACAGATCGTTGATAAAGCGGAGCAGGCCTTTGAAAAACGGATGCACCAGGAAGAAAAAATCCGGGCGGCCCAGGCCAGACAGTATATGAAATCCCCAAGGGATATTCTTAAAACAGAGGATGATTAA
- a CDS encoding ATP-binding protein, with protein METRSEKLNASRTKLKRGILVNMILIPMVPFFLVMSISFYFFSSALETGTQGNLTRILSDQCQMIESFLIERKADLALITRTFSFDQICADQAINAIYKNLEKRSAAFVDLGLFDEQGIHLRYSGDYALAGKSYAREDWFKKTMARGYYISDIFLGYRNTPHFVVAVRRSEQNRTWVLRATIDTLFFDTLVSGVRVGKTGEAYILNREGQAQTARRSGDIALLEQDPAFEWFGYLFNSRQASFCISPKGQPFLYAVTRLRDKSWLLVVRQEKQDAYRALYSAAIICLIIMVCGLAVLVVAAVFTSERIVRQIERLDGEKEQLGSQLIRAVQLAEIGEMVAGFAHEINNPLQIIKSEYALLKLLVEDLLDKGSPALAKALASDPKNQETTAGIHEGLDQIHRQVERCHKITSAILKFGRKNEIQQIELDPQKVIPDIMALVENKARVNGVELITRIPGDAPWFMGDLSRFQQVVLNLLNNAMDAVMERHGSRGGVIEVFVDHTPDQVDICVKDNGCGIKPEHMTRLFSPFFTTKAVGRGTGLGLSVCYGIIESFGGTMTVESHQGEGTVFVICLPAKQKKESLP; from the coding sequence ATGGAAACACGATCCGAGAAATTAAACGCCAGCAGAACAAAGCTTAAACGCGGGATTCTTGTGAATATGATTCTTATTCCCATGGTTCCTTTTTTCCTTGTCATGTCCATTAGTTTTTATTTTTTCTCCTCTGCCCTGGAAACCGGTACCCAGGGGAATTTGACCCGAATCTTAAGTGATCAATGCCAGATGATCGAGTCCTTTCTCATTGAAAGAAAGGCTGATCTTGCCCTGATCACAAGAACCTTTTCCTTTGACCAGATCTGTGCAGACCAGGCCATCAATGCCATTTATAAAAATTTGGAAAAACGGTCTGCCGCGTTTGTGGATTTAGGTTTGTTTGATGAACAAGGGATTCATCTGAGGTATTCCGGGGATTATGCCCTTGCGGGAAAATCCTATGCCCGGGAGGATTGGTTTAAAAAGACCATGGCAAGGGGGTATTATATTTCTGATATCTTTTTGGGGTATCGGAATACCCCCCATTTTGTGGTGGCGGTCCGCAGGTCTGAACAGAACAGAACCTGGGTGCTCAGAGCCACCATTGACACCCTGTTTTTTGATACCCTGGTATCAGGGGTGCGGGTGGGCAAGACCGGTGAAGCCTATATCCTGAACCGTGAGGGTCAGGCACAGACGGCACGCAGGTCCGGGGATATCGCTCTTTTGGAACAAGATCCTGCCTTTGAATGGTTTGGTTATCTTTTTAACAGTCGGCAGGCATCTTTCTGTATTTCCCCCAAGGGCCAGCCCTTTCTTTATGCCGTGACCCGGCTCAGGGACAAATCCTGGCTTTTGGTGGTTCGCCAGGAAAAACAGGATGCCTACCGGGCATTGTATTCTGCGGCCATTATCTGCCTGATTATCATGGTCTGTGGCCTGGCTGTCCTTGTAGTGGCAGCTGTATTCACATCTGAACGGATCGTCCGTCAGATTGAGCGGCTGGACGGTGAAAAAGAGCAGTTGGGCAGTCAGTTGATCCGGGCCGTTCAATTGGCCGAGATCGGCGAGATGGTTGCAGGCTTTGCCCATGAGATCAATAATCCCCTGCAGATTATCAAGAGCGAATATGCCCTGTTAAAACTTTTGGTTGAAGATCTTCTGGACAAGGGGTCTCCTGCATTGGCAAAGGCCCTGGCCAGTGATCCAAAAAATCAGGAGACCACGGCAGGCATTCATGAGGGATTGGACCAGATTCATCGTCAGGTGGAACGGTGCCATAAAATTACCTCTGCCATTTTAAAGTTCGGCAGGAAAAATGAAATCCAACAGATTGAGCTGGATCCCCAAAAAGTGATTCCCGACATCATGGCTCTGGTTGAAAACAAGGCCAGGGTAAACGGTGTTGAGTTGATCACCCGGATTCCTGGGGATGCGCCATGGTTCATGGGGGATCTTTCCCGGTTTCAGCAGGTGGTGCTCAATTTGTTGAACAATGCCATGGATGCCGTGATGGAGCGTCATGGATCCCGGGGAGGGGTTATCGAGGTGTTTGTGGATCACACCCCTGACCAGGTTGATATCTGCGTCAAGGACAATGGCTGCGGTATAAAACCTGAGCATATGACCCGGCTTTTTTCCCCGTTTTTTACCACCAAGGCTGTGGGGCGGGGCACCGGCCTTGGGCTTTCAGTCTGCTACGGCATTATTGAAAGTTTTGGCGGAACAATGACTGTGGAAAGTCATCAGGGAGAAGGCACCGTATTTGTCATCTGCCTGCCGGCCAAGCAAAAAAAAGAAAGTTTACCTTGA
- the crcB gene encoding fluoride efflux transporter CrcB, with product MIKIAMVGLGGALGAICRYMVYETCLIMVKEAWLPLGTLIVNILGCFLIGFLDGIAETRDLFSPELRALIFVGFLGGFTTFSTFGYESFFFIRNGQAEMAAINAALQLTLGILGVWAGFTLAKLV from the coding sequence ATGATTAAAATAGCAATGGTGGGATTGGGCGGTGCCTTGGGAGCGATCTGCCGGTATATGGTATATGAAACCTGTCTGATCATGGTCAAAGAGGCCTGGCTCCCTTTAGGCACCTTGATTGTGAATATACTGGGCTGTTTTTTGATAGGCTTTTTGGACGGGATTGCCGAAACCCGGGACCTGTTCAGCCCCGAACTTCGTGCCCTGATCTTTGTGGGGTTTCTCGGAGGCTTTACCACCTTTTCCACCTTTGGATATGAAAGTTTCTTTTTCATCCGCAACGGACAGGCAGAAATGGCCGCGATCAACGCGGCCTTACAGCTGACCCTGGGGATCTTAGGGGTATGGGCCGGATTCACCCTGGCCAAACTTGTATAA
- a CDS encoding metal-dependent transcriptional regulator gives MGPQDKLSEALEDYLETILELQKTKTVARSKDIAEKLDIKRGSVTGMLKKLAKQALINYEPYGYVTLTPKGEKIAKAVESRHLFLKDFLFRILEVDKKTADKTACQMEHAMNEETFSKFKAFVKRLDTCPHREQD, from the coding sequence ATGGGACCCCAGGACAAACTGAGTGAAGCATTAGAAGACTATCTTGAAACCATTCTGGAACTCCAGAAAACCAAAACAGTTGCCCGCTCAAAGGATATTGCCGAAAAACTGGATATCAAACGCGGCTCTGTAACCGGAATGCTGAAAAAACTGGCCAAACAGGCGCTGATCAATTATGAGCCCTATGGCTATGTAACCTTGACCCCCAAAGGGGAAAAAATCGCCAAGGCCGTGGAAAGCCGCCATCTTTTTTTAAAAGATTTTCTGTTTCGAATTCTTGAAGTGGATAAAAAAACGGCTGACAAAACCGCCTGCCAGATGGAACACGCAATGAACGAAGAGACCTTCAGCAAATTCAAGGCCTTTGTTAAACGACTGGATACCTGTCCCCATCGTGAACAGGACTAA